AATCCCAGTGCGGATATGTTGCTccaggaagccgaacttgactttgagttgataaaaaagGTACTCTCTCATTTTCACCAATTCATTATGCATTAGAAATCTAAAACACCTGTCAATTATTTCAGTTAAGTAAAAATTAGTTCAAAATTCTGTACATTTTTATGATCTTAGACAAACATATGATCATTGATTATTAACGTCATCCAGGCCAAAATTTTCCACTACGGCTCTATAAGCTTGATTACAGAACCTTGCAAATCTGCCCACATAGCTGCTGTGAAGGCTGCAAAGGAGGCTGGTGTGATCTTGTCATATGATCCTAATTTAAGGCTTCCATTGTGGCCATCTGCAGATAGTGCCAGAGAAGGCATTCTTAGCATATGGGATGCAGCAGATATTATTAAGGTACTCGTTTGAATCTACTTGTTACCCATAGCTCCAATGAGTTCTAACTCTTATGTTATGGATGATGTAAAAACATCAGATCAGCGAGGAGGAGATAAGCTTTCTGACTCAAGGAGAAGACCCATATGACGATAATGTAGTTCGGAAACTGTACCATGAAAATCTCAAGTTACTCCTAGTAACTGAAGGTCCTGAAGGCTGCCGATATTATACCAAGGTATGCTGTCTTTACAAGTCAACGTCACACTGCAGTAAATGGTGTAATTTGTCTCTCAGTCCAAGAGTGATGATATCTTTTCACTTGGGTATTTATATATCAAGGATCTCTTATTGATTCGTATAGATAAAGTTGTTTTATTGCTAAGATTACACTTTATATTTGCTGTCATTGCAGTGAAACTCAATTTAATGTCCAACAGTGGTTTCACATATTTGGATCTCTTATTGGTTCGTATAGATAGTCTCTTATTTTCAGGACTGGTCTGCAAAATCAATCAAGCACGGTTCTATTTCGACCATTGATTGGTTTCTATATTTTCCATAATATGAAAAAGGTTACCTTTAGGAATTAGATAATTTTCTAAGTCATCAAGTTAAACTACACCAGGTCCTTTTAGTCTTATGTATCTATCATTCCCTCACAAGTGACAAATCCAGTTTAAAGATGAAATCTTCTGATGCATATTCCAGTGGAGGATTATTGAGAAAACGCGCTGCGTATGTCATTTAACAACTGCTAATACTGCATGATTTTCCATTATCAGGAGTTTAGTGGAAGGGTGAAGGGTCTGAAGGTGGAAGCTGTGGATACAACAGGTGCCGGGGATGCTTTTGTTGCTGGAATCCTTTCACAGTTTGCTCTTGACACCTCGTTGCTTCAGGTGATAATATTGCTATCGATTTGTCTTACTCTGCAGCATGTGTCTTCTGGTCCTACTCATTATGGATTCACTTGTAAACAAAACAAATGATGATTCACTAATTGTTTACGTTGAATACAAGAGCCTCTAGAAAGGTAATTCCAAAAACTCGAACAAGTCGTATATACAATTACCTGACACAAGTTAAGTTGGAGCAGCTCTTAATCCAGTCTTGATTTGTTACTGAGAAGcactattattttgtcattttctattggtttttcTGAACCATGTATGCAAATATAACATCCACCATGACCCGTTTACAGAATGAGGATCGACTGAGAGATGCACTGAGATTCGCTAATGCTTGTGGAGCCTTGACCGTGATGGAAAGAGGCGCTATTCCTGCTCTGCCCACGAGAGAGACAGTGCTCAACGCCCTGCTCAAGCCTGTAACCTAGATTTCCGCATAACACCAAATCCGAACGCCTTTCCAAGGTATCGCTCTTTTCCAGTGTAGAGAGACATGTTGATTGCTGTTTCATGGATTTATCTAGGATAGACTTGATCATTTCGAGTTGTCTTGCAGACATCTTGTATTGAACACAAATATGACCATGAGCTCGGTCACTAGCTCAAGGGTCTGGCATGATTAAGTTTGAACTTTGTTCCTTTCTTTTATGGAAGCCCGAACGATTTTTATCGAATCATGATATTCTTAGCTCGACTTATTTACAGTTCAATATACAAGATTTAAAACTCCATTCTTCTCGATCTGAGATGGTTTGAACCTATGTGTTAGATAAGAGGTCGTACCTTTTAGTGTTCCTGAATTgatgattttgaattttattgtgGCGTATTGGGTCAAAAAAGAATTGACCACCAAGTTTTTGACGTCTACGTCGAAATTTGACAAAAAATGGACCGAATCGATAAGTCAAGGACAAGAAGGTATCAAACTTAGTATTCTAGAACGCTAAAATCGTAAAATAGACATATGTTAAGATTAAAAATAGACTAGTCATTAATATATTCTCTGTAACTTATTGACTATATTCATAAACAAGAATAGTAAACAGGATTACATAAATGGGGACATACAAGATTTCAATCTCAATGATGGGCTCCAAAATGTTCTCTGTTCTCAGAAACATGCCTCAGAATATGATACTGTTTTCCATATTATTCCTATCATCAGTTATGGGATTCACATGGTTGGTTCAATTAAAATTCTGTCTCAAACTTTATTCTACACTGTTAATTGAGGGTGCATGTTTCTTGAATCGCTATGCACAATGTGACAAAATAAGATGTATGAGatagagaaaatgaaatatgaaaatGACTAGTTTTGGAGGCAAATATGGATGGCCACATACATATATAGTAAATTCACCCCTACTAACAAGGATGACCTTATTATCTCTAACCAAAACACATCATAATATTAACCTAATGCTTTCCACATTCTCACACTCGGTTAATAAACAACACCAAATTtcccaagaaaagaaaaaatgggCGATGATGATCCACAAGATGTGGCCGACCGGGAGCGGCTCTTCAAGCATTTCGACGCCAACGGTGATGGCCAGATCTCGGCCAACGAGCTCGGTGACGCCCTCAAGACGCTGGGCTGCGTCACCCCTGAAGAAGTCCAGAACATGATGGTCGAAATCGACTCTGATGGTGACGGCTTCATCTCCTACGAAGAGTTCACCACCTTCGCTCGTGCAAATAGGGGACTAGTCAAGGATGTGGCCAAGATATTCTAACTTGTccattttttttcctctctaatTCATGTCACTATTACATTCTTTTTATACATGAGTATAATGTTTTGTTTGATATCAAATGCATGCTTCTTTTGTTTTTATGGCTTAATGGAACACTACAACCATTGTGCGATTAAAGGCGCGCAACGTGACTTACACAGGCAGGCGTGTTACACGTTGTGTCGAGCATTCTTCAACGTtgcgtaaaattcacacacaagTGTTGCACATGCCCTTCTATACGGCACACACAACTCACGTTGTGCGGATAAAAGGGGTTATCAAATTGTACCAAATGTATCATTCCAAAAAATATGATACCACAAAAGTCCAGACAACAATAGGAGCTTTCTATACAAAAATCAAACTTGTTGTGCCTAACCCTAAGTTTCTCCTTAACACTGcctaaaattaagaaaaagggGCAATGTGAGGCTGCGGATCACCGGCAATCAAGGCTGTCTTCGTCATCGAGATCAACTCCGAGCATCGCCAAGGCGAAGTGATTTTTCATTTCACTCTTTGTCCGCAGCAACTCAAAGTGAGAATCGTTGACACTATTCTTGAGAGTCTTGCTTCTTGTTAAGGCACCGGATTCGTCTCCTTTTAATATCGTGACAATCTCTCCCATCTCCGGCCTCCTCGACTCGTTGTTTATGCAAGCAGCTGCAGCTCGTGCCATCCGTGTAACTTGACTCGTGCTCTTCAGGGTGAATACGAGCCGTGGATCTAGCAGTTTTTCTACACCTCCTTGTTGCAATAGGGGCTTTGCCTGCCATGGAAAAATGGGAACAAATACATCATTTTCATGTGGTAAACATCATTAAAAACTCAACATAATCATGATTCGAAAATTGCTAAAAACGCAGCTTAAAGACGTAAGTGAAAGTCGAGGCATACCCATTGAACCAGATTCTCTTCTCCTGGCCCTCTGCTGGACTCAATCGGCTTCCTACCAGTGATGAGTTCCAAGAGCACGACGCCAAAGGCATATACATCAGTTTTATCCGACACTTTCCCATGCTGGAAGTATTCCGGAGCCAAGTATCTTAACAATGAAACAAACtctcaccattaaaatcaaGAAGCATAGGACTTGCACACATGTCTTTCACATAAACTACGAAGATTCTTACCCAAATGTTCCTTTAACCGTTTTGCAAAGGAATGGCACCGAAGGCGCAGGAGTCCATGTTGCCAAGCCAAAGTCACACAACTGAAAAAATCATTTCGAAGAACATTTAGCAATAAAAAAACAAGTTAAGCAAGATTCACAAACGAGGCTTTTCCCCTTACTTTGGGCGTCTTCTTGGAGGAAACGAGGATGTTTGAGGGCTTTATGTCCCTGTGAACAACACATCTTTCCGTTCCATTGTGCAAGTAGTAAATTGCCTCAGCAATCCCCAGTGCGACCTTGTACCTAACCGGCCATGGCAGAGCCGGACAACCCCTCTTCTTCCCTGCAATTTGTAAACAACACATTTCAAATCACTAAAACAGATTGGAAGCAAGACCAACGCTACAAACAAAAACTGAATAATACCGTGCAAGGATCGTTCCAAGCTTCCACCGGAGACGTACTTGTACACCAAAAACAAGCCCATCTCAGCATCTAAACAGAACCCTACCAGTGGAACAATGTGAGGGTTATGCAAAGAGCTAGCAATCATCAATTCCCTGCAAAACGCCTTGGACGACTCCTTATCGTCCCTCTCCAACCTCTTGATCGCCACAGCACGCCTCATGAATCCCACTCTCCCTCTAAACACACAGCTCAATGCCCCTCTCCCCAACACCCTACCTACTCAACACAAACAATTTCTGATTCAATCATCAAATTCCATTCATATCAACATTAAATTTCAGAAACATTGAAAATTAAGCATCTAATTACCTTTGGATAAATTTCTGGTGGCAGAGAGGATATCAGAGTAGCTGAACCTAATCAGAGAATGGGCCAAGGGGGAAATCCTCCTCTCCAGAGACGCAATTCTTCTCCATTTCAAATCTTCTGATTTAGAATCAGTCAACAAATCATTATCCAAATTCACCATCAAAACTGTGGCAGTGTTGATTCGATTCACAGCCATGGACTCCAGCTCAACCTGAGAGCACAAGCTGAACCTGAAAGAGGAGTGAACCGAGTGCGGCTCCTCCGCCGCGCAGCCGCCGGACTCCGCCAGCAGCCAGGCCTTGTTGTGGTCCAAACCCCGCCcaaccttctcctccttctTGCCGGAGCTCCGCCGCTGGCGGCGGGGGATCACACAACCCAGGCCGAAATCCCAGAACATCTTGTGCAGCAAAGACTTGAACTTTACCTCGCAATCGTCCAATTCAGAGCTCTCACAGTCATACAACAACTGATCACCACATAAAGCTTGAGTCTTTACAAGAAATTGCGGAGGCTCCGTGGCGTCGATGCAACTATTTCTTGAAAAACCCATTTTTATCCAGAAGGGATCTCTCAATACGAAAAGAAAAGAGCACAGAAACCCAGAAACGGGAAAGCAAGATAAAGGATGAAAAGATGGGAATCGAGTTTGCTTTAAAGGAGAGGAAATAAGTCAAGAGTGAAAAGGAAGATAGAATTGGGAATTTGATGCAAATGTGCTTAAACAACTTACTAAAAAAAAGGGAGTCTGGTGAATCTCTATACAGAATAATGGGAGAAGGTGAGAGATGGTCCCAATTCCTAAAACCCAAAATGAAGAATAAAATTCAACCCTTTTTCATTCAAGAGATTAGATTCTGCAACTACCATAAATTAGTAGAACAACAATACATCACAATGTTTGGAGTTGGGATTTGGAAGAGACAATTAGAATCCGTTAAtgtaagaaaaagaaatgaatactgagaaatgaagagaataaaataaaggaaGGAGAGTAGGAGGGGAAGCTTTCGGTTTAGTGATTGTTTGATAGAATTATTGACTTCACATTATTTGGGAAGATgcaattaatactactatttggtataaaaagaaaaaattttgGAGGTGCAATTTGAGTTTGGTGACCACCCAATTAATTTATTGGAATTATTTCGTGATCGGATCGAAATACTCTCAACAACCGTTCTTGACAGAGTAGATCGCTTCTTCTGCGCCTTCGAATTCATTAATGTTTTGCCCCTAATTGTGTGTTTGATACTATTATGATTTTCAAACGGAAATTAATTTCGCCTAAATTAGtagatttttaaattataattaattggaTGCCTTTTAAAGTGAGAGAATAAGGATAAAGAGAAATTATTCCTAACCTTTATCATATGATATACTACatatgatatactccctccatttcagTGCAGTGAAATATATAATTCCGTACGAGATTttatagtgttgttttgtgagtaaagtaaatagaaaaaaaatagaaggaTGATGTTTCTATATTAAAAAATGTGTCCTTTAGAGTAGGacattccaaaaaaaatatatcacttAGATGAGAGAGTACCCTTCATCCCACAATCATATTTCACTTATCCATTATGGTAAGTAAGTCACATATTTCATTAATTCACTtcgtttatattttattataaaactaatatgaaAAAAGTGAGCTTAATATTTTTACTAAATTTTTCAATTTACTATTCTTTGCGTATTCTATTGTGAAAGACGTAAAATTCAATTAGGATATGAAATTGATGTAATAATGCTAAAATTatcatattaattattttaataaaatgccATAATGATTGCCACGTGTACATATGATTTTATTAGGTTATCGAATGCGTATAGATTATTCTACTGGACATGGCCCTATTGCATTTTGGGCTTGACACCGAGGTTTATGGGTCCCAATAGCATTACCTCGATTTTATGTAggtttagatttttttttccatCTGTATACTACCAAAAAACAACAAGTCCTAGTAAGtggaaaatttgaatttaaaaaaaagttgaaacaCAAACCTAACACAAGACATAATGTTTTAGATTACCCTTACAAGTACCTACATACTGCTATCCTCACATTTTTTTAATCCTAAAAACATAATATTTGTTACCTTTAACAATCTCTGCATACTACTTTCATAGGAGTATTTTTCAATGCTAAACGTTCTAAATTTTGATTGTTATGATAAATGTACCGATACTTTTTGACATTTTTATACTAGGGCTATTCATGCACTGCAACGCACCAATCATCATGCCTT
This DNA window, taken from Salvia splendens isolate huo1 chromosome 18, SspV2, whole genome shotgun sequence, encodes the following:
- the LOC121777523 gene encoding probable fructokinase-6, chloroplastic isoform X2 codes for the protein MALPSAALSFCCVSFNPQASLFRQCSIKPSRLSSPSLPRFRIQVESGNAPFEADDSSLVVCFGEMLIDFVPTTSGLALAEAPAFKKAPGGAPANVAVGIARLGGASAFIGKVGEDEFGYMLANILKENNVNNEGMRFDPGARTALAFVTLRKDGEREFMFYRNPSADMLLQEAELDFELIKKAKIFHYGSISLITEPCKSAHIAAVKAAKEAGVILSYDPNLRLPLWPSADSAREGILSIWDAADIIKISEEEISFLTQGEDPYDDNVVRKLYHENLKLLLVTEGPEGCRYYTKEFSGRVKGLKVEAVDTTGAGDAFVAGILSQFALDTSLLQNEDRLRDALRFANACGALTVMERGAIPALPTRETVLNALLKPVT
- the LOC121777523 gene encoding probable fructokinase-6, chloroplastic isoform X1; protein product: MALPSAALSFCCVSFNPQASLFRQCSIKPSRLSSPSLPRFRIQGKAVESGNAPFEADDSSLVVCFGEMLIDFVPTTSGLALAEAPAFKKAPGGAPANVAVGIARLGGASAFIGKVGEDEFGYMLANILKENNVNNEGMRFDPGARTALAFVTLRKDGEREFMFYRNPSADMLLQEAELDFELIKKAKIFHYGSISLITEPCKSAHIAAVKAAKEAGVILSYDPNLRLPLWPSADSAREGILSIWDAADIIKISEEEISFLTQGEDPYDDNVVRKLYHENLKLLLVTEGPEGCRYYTKEFSGRVKGLKVEAVDTTGAGDAFVAGILSQFALDTSLLQNEDRLRDALRFANACGALTVMERGAIPALPTRETVLNALLKPVT
- the LOC121777518 gene encoding polcalcin Ole e 3-like, with product MGDDDPQDVADRERLFKHFDANGDGQISANELGDALKTLGCVTPEEVQNMMVEIDSDGDGFISYEEFTTFARANRGLVKDVAKIF
- the LOC121777517 gene encoding probable serine/threonine-protein kinase PBL7 produces the protein MGFSRNSCIDATEPPQFLVKTQALCGDQLLYDCESSELDDCEVKFKSLLHKMFWDFGLGCVIPRRQRRSSGKKEEKVGRGLDHNKAWLLAESGGCAAEEPHSVHSSFRFSLCSQVELESMAVNRINTATVLMVNLDNDLLTDSKSEDLKWRRIASLERRISPLAHSLIRFSYSDILSATRNLSKGRVLGRGALSCVFRGRVGFMRRAVAIKRLERDDKESSKAFCRELMIASSLHNPHIVPLVGFCLDAEMGLFLVYKYVSGGSLERSLHGKKRGCPALPWPVRYKVALGIAEAIYYLHNGTERCVVHRDIKPSNILVSSKKTPKLCDFGLATWTPAPSVPFLCKTVKGTFGYLAPEYFQHGKVSDKTDVYAFGVVLLELITGRKPIESSRGPGEENLVQWAKPLLQQGGVEKLLDPRLVFTLKSTSQVTRMARAAAACINNESRRPEMGEIVTILKGDESGALTRSKTLKNSVNDSHFELLRTKSEMKNHFALAMLGVDLDDEDSLDCR